GAAACAGTGGCAGCAATAGTGTGAGCTTTCAGATAGAAGCAAAAATTGTCGGACACCACCCCTGAGTTAAGACGAGAGTAGGAAGGTGAGGATGGAGGTTTCAGATGCTTTTCGAACAGTTTGGTTGAAGCATATTGCCTCTCCTGGTTGTCTTTTCACTACTCATCTCATCTCAACTACCAATACTCTCATTTATTAACACCATCATTTAGCAGCCTTTTGTAGTTGCTCCTAACAATTAAACAATGCGCCATCTAAGACAAGGCATCAGACAGGGATGTCACTTCTCATTTGAAACTACAActtttgtttgacttttgtCGTCATAAACCAACTTGACAGAACAATGAATGAACTTACAGCTGCCACAGTCAGCATGTCAAACACTTTCGTACAATACCGCCAGGCGTTCGCGTTTCCATATTTTGTTTGGCACTCATCTAAAAATAAGCAGAACATACATGTCAACATGGTTTGCTGACAGAAAAGATTAGTTTACATAAACAGTAACAGTGAGGTGAGGTACCTACCGTAAAAGCCGTACACTTGTGTTATTTGTCTGCTTTCATGGTTTCCACGTAGAAGTGTGATACGATCCGGCCACTTTGCCTTTAAAGCTAGAAGGTGTGTAAATGTCTCCAAGCTATAATATCCTCTGTCTACAAAGTCCccctggaggagaaaaaagagaacacATCAGAGACCCCGGAACATTAGATATATCCATTCATAACACAGCACATGTGTGTATCTTCAGATGTGAACTACCTGGGTCCAGAATAATTGTAGTTACTTTAAACCTGTTTACGCCTTAAGAATAAGCTCATGCTCATACTCATTAAAGCAGCATGTAACATATTCAAAACCTTctcaagcgtgtgtgtgtgtgtgtctgtcctgtgcTTGACTCATTGGTCAGTTTTGGGGCATTAGAAATCTTACCTTACCTTACCTTATCTTCTTATCTTTTTTGTTGTCCTCCATCATTCAGGtggacattttcatttgtttaatacTTTGGTTTTTGACCTTATCCCTGATCgttcccatcagtctcagctgaaCTCAGTGTTTAGTGACAGCTTCTCTAAACATGGACCATGCTGCAAAAACTGAGGAGTTGGCTGTTCACATATGAAACACTGATGTTGGGCAGTTGGTTGGTGAGAGGATATATCTTAGACTTTGCATTTCTTCACTACTGGGTGCatgatttattttcaatatgGTACATTGACACACTGTTTTTGAGTTTTGCTGAACAAAAGACATCTGGTGGATGAATCTAGAATGAAAATAGTCATATATAGCACATATAACATGCTGTGCATActtctgtgtgactgtgatttgtgcttttcttttggttttgcaCATATGTTACCAGAGAatgtactgtttttttatgtttaatatttagTCATGTAATCTCATCTCTGCATTTATTGTAATCATATATGATACATCACAATATCTTTGCCTATCATGGCATTTTTCAAGTCAAGACATGAAGAAATAAAGCATAACTAACATCCTCTACATTACTGCGGCATATTTCATTCTGTTGCATCTTAGATAAACAAACACGTCTTACTTAccatgaaaatgtaatttgtgtCTGGAACTTGGCCTCCAGTTCTGAAGAGCTCACAAAGATCATAAAACTGGAATATCAAAGACAGCTATTTGTTAGATTGCTTCTCCCTACTAATACATTCATATTGTTCAGCGCATTCATGGACGCAAACAAGACAAACATGTCTGAAACCAGCCACTACGTACACAGTTCTCAATTTAAGAGACAATACAAGGAAATCACTTCAACAAACAAATCATACAATTTAACAACAAGTGAGGTTCATCTATCATCAGTGGAAGGCTTAGAAGCAGAAATCAGTTGGGCCTACCTGACCATGAATATCCCCACAAACAGTAACTGGAGTTGAGACTGGCTGAACGTTTGATTCTTCCAGCAGTAAATCACAAACATAATCGCATAatctctgaaaaataaacatgacagCAGTTAGTGGGCTCAGTCATCCTGTTCCAACACAGCACCAGAACAACAGAGAAATATTGCAATACAGCTTAGTGGACAACTGTTTGACTCCATGctaagaaaaggagaggagagaaaacaaatcacATCTGTCCATACTCCCTGTGCACAGATCTCTCAGCGGCCTCGCAGTGGCTGTCACAGAGggtgaggagctggaggaagagcgCTGTCAACACAAACTACTTTCTCTAAACTATCAAACTATGTGCTTATACTCCCTCATGAAGAACACGGCAGAGACTCGAAGGCCATAAACTGGTGGTGCAGCTAGTGCTGCCTCTGAAGCCGAGTCTCCCAGACTATCACAGCATCACTGCCGACACGGTCAGGTTGGAGAGGAGGATAAAACACAGATTCAGCTCTGAGGCTTGTCTGGACCACATTCTGATTTCGAAACGAACCGTTATGTTTCCCTGTGAGAGTGTTTGACTTTAGTTGTGTTCGTGAAGTTTGAGCGCTAAACGTTGTCAAGCGAGCGAAAACGACTTATCTACTGCTATCAGAGAGCCTGGAAGCGGCTGATGGTTTACCGCTGACCCGCTGGTGCCATCCCATCAGACACTGTTCGACCTTGGCGCGGCGGTGATGCGATACGGGCTGCTGATGAAACTTGCTGACGgtaggctgctgtttgtggttcCCGTGTTCCGCACCATTTGTAACATGTAGTTGTTAGCTAGTAGCATTAAGCTGTACAGCTTCCTCTTTGACTTTTCTGTCCAACCTAACAATTCCATCCAAGTTTGTTAGCCGACGATCGCTGCCATTAGTGATGCTGGTAAAATGTGAATATAGATAATAATCTTTACTAAGTTACCTCGGAGGAATAACGTTATCGCTAGCAGTTGAGTTAACATTACTAGCCACGCTTGTTGAACAAACTTCGTTTAGTTACCCAGATTGCTTCCACTGGCCAACCCTTAGCCCAACGCTACGTTCATTTCAGCTTCTTCAACTCACCTTTAGATCATTTTCCGGCAGGTATTTGCAGTGTCTTGCTATTTCAACGTACTTATCAAGGTCTAAAGGCGCCATTACCAAAAGATTGCTAAAGTAGTTAGCCGCGAGCAagttccttttcttcttcctctttaccGATCCTTCAGTTTCAAGTTTCACCACTGTTGTCAATGCGGCTAATCACATCCTGTAcgaaccttcaaaataaaaatattactGAAGAAACAGTCTTCTAGTAATGTttaacactgaaataaaatcaagtaaGCTACACAGAAAGAATACTGAGTGTATTTTACCatagttgtttatttttaaaaatgttctgaaaattccagttgcatttattaaacttttatttCGAAGGTATCAGTAAAGTGCCATTACCTCCAGTCAACTTCACGCTCTCCTCAGTGGCGTTTGGTTTGTAGAGCAAATGtaacagcgccccctgctgacACAGTGACATGTCTCTATTGCACAACAACTGCTTCACTGTAAACATGGTCTtagaagtgtgtgtatgtttgtttcagtgtttatttttgttgttcttatCGTTAATCTTGTTGCGTCGTTTTggaatatgtttttaaaatgatttcctGCTCTTGCAATTTGTTGCATATAAATCAGGTATTTCATAATATACTCGGAAAACCAAAGGGCAAACCTGACCGAGGGACACAGAGCACATGTTAGGACTCAGCTGCCACCAAGTGGTGCTTAGCTGAACTGACAGCTGACTGTAGAGGATACTCTTACCTTCCACTGACAAAAGGTGATTGTATGTGACAAGAAGACTTTGTATGTTATACAGTGTTAGAAACCAAAGAGCAGATTTGTGGATTTCATGGACCTTTAGACACACCAGGGGTCTATGgcaactggcacgggtggttaaaactgcagagggcatcgtgggctgcccccttcctgacctagactctatatatgagggccgggtcaggaagaggacaagatccatcgccacggaccccagccatccgggccacagactgtttgtacctcttccatcaggaaagcggtacaggaacatccgcaccaccaccaaaagactgagggacagcttcttccccagagctgttagagctatcacccccagcagcccctcactggagtgagagactgtgaggactatgagccactgcacactgcactttacacctacacctccacctgcacctgcaccttctgtgtacttaacattacaggtacaagcacacacacgcttaactaaatgccatttgcattcagtatatacattttagtatatttcagctgctgttggtatattttattgtttattgtttagcatatatttatttctggtatatttttattgcatttatgcatattttactGCATGATAGTTTATTTCATTCtatctttatatatattttatttatactttatatatgttatctttattttattatctttcttatctttcttattatcttgtttctaacatgggggttgcaatgcaaatttcactgacatgttaatgacaataaaggaatctttgaatcttgaatcttgaatcatcTGTTCAAAGTATCCTGTTCCCATCATATATGTTATAGCAGTGGACAAGATATTAGAAACACTTGTCAATGTAACAATCTGATACAAACCCCATACAGCTTATGTATTGACTTCTATTGTCATAAACTTACTGTGATGCTTTGTGAGATGTCTTGTTTGGGATATTTTTTATCACCTCGCTTTGCACTTCACCATAACTTTCCTCCTGACCTGTCTGGTGAGCTCCCTGGTCTTCCCTGTTTGTTTGGTAATGCTCTCTGAGGAGCCCTGAAGCCTTCACAAGCAGGTGTATTTATGTTGGGATTAAACTGTACACAGATGGACTCTATTTAACCAATCATATGACTTCTGAAGGCAATCAGTTGCACCTGCTCTTAGTTAGTGGTTTCACTGAAAAGGGGGGAATACTTATGCACTCAACACgtttcagatttttgtttgtaaataaTTCTGAGCATCATGTAATACTTCCTCCCACTTCAAAATGATGGATTATTTCCTGTTGATCCATTACATACAACTCCAGTTAAATccattttcatttgcagttgCAACCTGGCAAAATGTCCAGGGGGGTGAATACTTATTCAAGGCAGTGTAGGTGTTCAGCATGAATCCTGTGTATGGAAATTTGTAAAGCTCATATGTGGCTGATGCCAGCTGAACCTGTCATCAAGCTCCAGCACCACCCAGTCATTAGACAGTGTTCTCACTCCGTCTGAGGAGTCTCCAAGCTCAGACACCCACCTGTCAGCGTGTGGAGTAATGCATGATTAATTGTTTCTGTTATCCGACATGAATCTGCATCCACCAGCCAGACGTTGCCTCTCCTGTCAGTCTCAGGTTGTGTCACACAAAGAAGCTGCGctgacagtgcagcagctggGCTGATCTGActccacctgcaaacacacagctggacACAGAGACAAGCAGACGTGTTAAAGACAGATGAGCAACGTGAGCGACTCGACAGGAGACAGAGGATCTATTGTTTCCTGCACAAACTGTGGTTAACCTGCAGAGCGAAGTCACAGACCTGATGTTTGCTGCAGGAAGACGTCTCTCTGGTGGAGAGCCACATATGGTTTGACTAAAGTACTGTGTCATTTGTGGAATTCTTCTTATTTCAAAAAGCCGAGCAGGAGACAAGTGAGACCTCCACCTGTGTTTACAAAGCATCCGTTTAATAATGGCTGACAGCAGATGTGTTCGAATGCAATACAACTGAATCGCCTTCACTGTAATCCAGACTGTGATGGTATGAGAACAGGATGAGAGGTTCCATTAAAACATGCCCTGCTGCTACACACCTCATCATTACCAttcagtgaatttctccattgtgagatcaatgaTGTCTAATCTGATCtaatcattttattaattttgatTTTTCCCTACAAAGTGAGGTTTAACAGTTTCCATTTGTCCAgatttgtcttcattttttaaatgaaaggatCTTAATATAGTTTATTAATAGAGATGATATTTTCTAGATTTGAACATAATCTAATCCCTAGATATTTCATTCCAGATGGGATAGCCTTAAACTGGAATGTAGAGATTACTGATTGACTGCACCCTCTTGATATTGGCATACCTTCGGATTTTTTTCCAATTTATTTTATAGCTTGATAATTTTGAGAATGATTCGATTGTTGACAAAACACTAGGGATGGACACTATAGGCTCTTTGATAAGTAATAAAATGTCGTCTGcatacagaaacattttgtgttcCTCGCCACTTGTGACACCCCTTTTATACCACTTTCTGTCCTAATTGCTACACACCTCATCACTGTACTGAAAGGTAATCAGAGGAACATAAGCAAGTTTATTTCTACTACTTTCAGTTTTCCAAAACACCTACTGGACTTCAGTTTATCTGACTTTGAAGTCACCATTATACTTTTCACACTTCACTTAGAGCCTATTGAGAATATTGGGGAAACCCAAATTTTAACCCACAGGGTTTTATGCAGTCTCTCTATCAATCTCTAATAAATGGACAGTTATTAATTTGTGCTACAAGTTTAGCAAAATGCCACTTTCATTTCCTACAATGAGgtaaaatgtaaatggaaaCCAAATGACTGAGTCTTGACACATTGTTTCAGATTCTTATCTGACAACAGACATAAGAGATGACATTCAGAGGTCCCATAAGAACAAATGTTACAGTGACCATAAACTACAGTGGGCCCCAGCATCCCTCACCCTCCCACCTACTGACATGCCAAAAAAGCAAGAATTATAAAGAAAGAAGACTAATGTAAAAGAATAAGCAAGTAAAAATATGCAATGTCAGGAAAACATAGTTATATTAATAGTTAAAGgtcatttaaatgtaaacaaaaatcTGTGATTCTGTTGCCTTGACACATCACACCTTTATCATGAAGAGCTGTTTGCAGCAGATATATTGTAATCAGACAAAATTACATTCAGTCTGTTATCTTATTTACAAATCTTGTGTGCTCTTGATCTCACATCAAGAGCACACAGGAGGCTCACATCTGGATACACAGTGCCTTGGATATATATTCTCCTCTGGAATAGTGGAGGTAAAGGAGAAGCTGAAATTGTAGACGTCCAAATGAACGAGGAGTGGAACATACAAACCCCATGTGTCCTCATGCAGCTCCTGCCGGAGTAACCACACCCTTTTCATAGTGGGCTTGCAGTAACAATGATGTCCAACTGGCTGCACTTGGTGGATGAGGGAACCGGACCAGATGAGTTAGGCCTCAGAAGTGAAacttgaaatgtctttttcaagTGGATGAAAGAAGCAAAAGTACCATCCATACATAAATCCCCCAAAGATTTCATTCTTTTAGAGTTGAGAGAAGATTTTTTCAGTGTTGGAGAAAAAATTATTTTGATGTATTAGTGCTGACAGGGACATTTATATCAGaccagtgttttctgtatgaGCTGCATCCAGGTTTGAGGGGAATTTGCAAGCATTGACTTGTTTCTATAAGGCAGGAATTCGTCACGTAAGAAGCATGTGAGGAGAGCATGTAGTGAagacattaaacaaaacaaggctTCAGTTTTCAACCAGGAGCAAAGGAGAAAGATTTATTTTAAGAGTATTTAAATGCACCAAGAGAGGcgcttcccagtgtggatggctcccataggtgtttcctcacatggttcctcagtgccctgccatgtctcagcactgtgtgtgagcgcatgtgtgtatatctggaagtgggatattgtctgtcatattatgcttttattctctctgttgttgtattcttttatcttgtgaagcactttgtgttgcattttaaatggatgaaaagtgctacaaataaagtttgatttgatttgagcaGAAAAGTGCAGAAGATCACAATAATAACAAGTGGCTGGTGCAGCTTATCTTTCATTTGGGCAAATGAGAAAGTAAGGAAGTTGGGAGAATGTGggtgagaggaaagagaggagacaaggagacagTGAGTGCTCGGGCCATCAGGAGCATCAGGAAGGCCAAATTCTGGAGAGGAGAACGTGAGGGATCTACTGTGACTCCTCCAGCTCACTTGAAGAGGAGGACCACATCGAAGCGCTGGAGGAATCCTCTCCAGAGAGGGCTTGTTTGGTCTCTGAGTGATGTGGTAGTCCAGGTCAGGGATCACAGCCAGCCTCTCCAGCTCATTTTCCACAGGTCCTCTGCTCTCCATGCTGGTTCTGTGGCTGCTTCTCTTCTTGGGTTTGCAGCCTGTATTCTTTagtttttctccctctgctcacTGTCTGTCTACCTTCAGAGGGCTTCTTCAAACGCTTTGACCACGGGGCCTCCTCTGCAGCATCCTTCTTGTCAAAAGGCTCAGGCGATCTTAGTATCACGCTTCAGTGCAACTGTAGCAAAGAAGCCTTtctttttggagcttttttAAAGATGTTCCACTTGTGAATAAgggattttttcccccttttgcAGGTCTTTAGCTTTGTGGCCTGCTGTGCTTTCTTCCTGTAACAGGCCTCAGTTTGGAAAAGAAAGATGCAGATAATCTTCATCTGATGCTCCACAGTTTATTGTTCTTCTTGTCACCAATCATTATCTCTGACATCCGCTGTCCAAGCATGGTAACCCAAGATTTACAGacagttttctctcattttcctctAATTTGCCTCTCAGGATATGTTGCTGTTTCTTCAAACTCTCTTTGCCTGTTTACTCTTTTCAGATCACCATGCTGATGTCTCAGTATGCTGCAGGGGGTGAACTGGTTTATTAGACACAGGGGTTTCCAGTCATCTCTGCAACACAGCGATGATGTCTGCCACCCTGTGGAAAGTACAGGTAACCGTGTAGAAATGAGTCAAACTGATGATTAATATCTATATCAAAAAACAACTGCTCATAAAATGACATGTGACACCACTAAGCTGCCACGTATAGACTTCTGTCTGCACTAAATGGGATCTGAAGGGAACAGCAGCCCGACAGCAGtgttcagagcagcagctg
The Chelmon rostratus isolate fCheRos1 chromosome 19, fCheRos1.pri, whole genome shotgun sequence DNA segment above includes these coding regions:
- the ppp6c gene encoding serine/threonine-protein phosphatase 6 catalytic subunit produces the protein MAPLDLDKYVEIARHCKYLPENDLKRLCDYVCDLLLEESNVQPVSTPVTVCGDIHGQFYDLCELFRTGGQVPDTNYIFMGDFVDRGYYSLETFTHLLALKAKWPDRITLLRGNHESRQITQVYGFYDECQTKYGNANAWRYCTKVFDMLTVAALIDEQVLCVHGGLSPDIKTLDQIRTIERNQEIPHKGAFCDLVWSDPEDVDTWAISPRGAGWLFGSKVTNEFVHINNLKLICRAHQLVHEGYKFMFDEKLVTVWSAPNYCYRCGNIASIMVFKDVNRREPKLFRAVPDSERVIPPRTTTPYFL